The Meleagris gallopavo isolate NT-WF06-2002-E0010 breed Aviagen turkey brand Nicholas breeding stock unplaced genomic scaffold, Turkey_5.1 ChrUn_random_7180001856798, whole genome shotgun sequence DNA segment TTTTGTCATTTGGGGCACAGCTTTcgtgtcactgctgtgctgtgtgggttGGGCTGCTGGGGACAAggcaggaggatgaggagggggGGAAAACGCGTTCGCCTCCATGTTATCACAGCCACTTCTGGGCTGAGTTTACCCCCAAAATGTAGGGCATGGCTTCCAGAGTGTCTCCCCCACACCCTGGAGCCACCAGCACAACCACATCACCGTTACCTGGCAGTACAGCCTGTGCCCACCCTGGGGCTGTGCCGAGTCAGAGATGAGGGGTCAGggtgggtcttttttttttggcagcacCCCCCAGTCTTTGGGcaggaagaggagcagcaggtgGAGGGGGTGCCAGAAACCACCTGGGAGCACCAAGATGTTTGTaagggggggaagggagagcaAATCCTATACAACNNNNNNNNNNNNNNAAAAAAATAAGCAGCCAACAGAGCAGGTAATGAATGAACCCACAGCCACCCGGTGCCCAGCGACCCAGTGGAACAGAGAGGAGGCAGGGGCGGGCTGGATGTGTTTATCTGCGGTGGCAGAAgaagaataattaaaacaaaaccaaaaagaaaaccatataAACCAGGAGAGGGCAGAAGAAGCCACTGGAAGGTCTCCTCCGGGAGCATccagctcctgcctgccctTCCCAGGGTGGGAGGCAACACCAGACCCCCAGCAATGAGGATGCAGCCCCCCTCCCCACTGCCTCCCCATGCATACAGTGGGGGAAAAAGCCACAGGGGCAGCgctggggggggggaagggaggttGTGAGACCACCATCATTTTGTGGGCGATTCATAGGAAACGGGGCGTATGTACAAGTTCTGTGCTGTGGGAACGGGgtgggaaataaaaacaaaaaaaaaacaaaaaaaaaggagaaaaaacaaaacaaaaagccaacgAAACAAAACCCCGACCcggtgaagctgtgctgggtTGGGCTCAGGGGATGCCAAACTGTACAACCAGTTCTTCTTTCGCGTCGACGCGGATCTGTGAGAGAGCGCTGAAGGCGTAGGCAGCTATCCGAGATAcctggggggggaaaaaggggggagaggagggggtcAGCACGAGTTGGGAACGCTTGGGTCGGATGGTTGTGACGTGGGAGGGCTGCTCTCACTCCTCACCTGCTGCAGGTCTGCGAAAGGGACGGGCTCGCTGGCCAGCACCTGGTGCGGTTGGTTGGTGAGGGATGGCAGCAGCGGGAGCTTCTTCCAGTGCGTCAGGCTGTTGCTCAGCATGGCCAGGCGTGTGCTGGGGGTGAAAATAAGGGTGTGAAACGAGTTCTACCGGCTCGGGAAGGGAGTGGGGTGCTGGAGAGAAGCACCCCAaccccccaccctccccccacccccctaAAACGCTGCGCAGACCCACCTGTACTGCCGGGCTCTGTCCATGTACTCGTGCTGCTCCATCCCCTGCGAATCCGCTGCTGACACATCGATGATGTTACTGCAGAGACACGAGGGTCAGGCTGGTTATCAGGGAACGTTTCTTCCCCCAAACAAGCGGTGATGCGTTGGCACAGGGAGCGGCAGAGTCACGGCCCGTGGAAATGTTTAATGCATTGGAAAAGATCCCTGAAAGTTCACCCCCAGCCCAAAGaaccctcagtgccacatcccaaCAGCTCCTGAACGCCCCCCAGGGGATGCTGACTCCACGCCACGAAGAAACTCTccttgatatccaacctgaagccGTTTCCTCGCATCCCCCCCCCNNNNNNNNNNNNNNNNNNNNCCCCTCACCCCCGAGGAAAAGAAAGCGACATCTCTTTCACCCTCTTTTCATGGACGCGCACTGAGGGCAACTCAGCCCTCTTTTGTCCACACTGAACAACCCCCCCCGCTTCCCTCCTGTTCTCCTGGCTGGTTTTCACTGCTCCTTTGCTCTTTTCTGAGCACGTCCCAGCAGAGAGGAGCCCACGCAGAGCGGGCAGCTCGAGCTGAGCCCCGACCCCGAGGGGCTTACATGGCCGTTTTGGCGAGGATGGAGGACAGCATGGCCTGCTCGTCCGTGCGGGCTGAGGGCAGGCTGtgacagctctgctctgctccattcAGTGCCTTGTTGGGAGGGCTGGCAGCCGGCTCCAGCAGCCGCTTTGTCTCTTCTTCCTAAGAGTCAGAGGATTGtgagaaggaggagagaagcaaCGGGCTCCGATTCCCCACTTACCCCCCGGTTGCTCTTTCCCGATTCCTTCCAACCTCACAGCACTGCCCAGATCCCCCAGGAAGGGTCAGTAAACACAGCAGCCCTCTGCCCACCCCTGCTTACCCTTACAGCCCCCATGGGGACACGTTCCTCAGACCCTTCCCCACCTCCACAGCCTCCCCTCCTTCCACACTGGGTGCCATCCAACAGCTTGACGTCGTTCTcacccactgaccccatagttCCACACTGACCCCATAGTTCCACACTGACCCCATAGTTCCACACTGACCCCTACAGACCCCCCCCACAGACCCCCATAGTTCCACATTGACCCCTACAGACCccccccacagaccccatagtTCCACAC contains these protein-coding regions:
- the LAMTOR1 gene encoding ragulator complex protein LAMTOR1; amino-acid sequence: MLSSILAKTAINIIDVSAADSQGMEQHEYMDRARQYSTRLAMLSNSLTHWKKLPLLPSLTNQPHQVLASEPVPFADLQQVSRIAAYAFSALSQIRVDAKEELVVQFGIP